The Streptomyces sp. B3I8 nucleotide sequence GCGAGGCACGGGCCGTCGTCGACACCGCGCAGTCCGCCGGGGCCGACGGACTGCGGGTCGAACTCGGTGGCAGCGCCGTCTCCCTCACCCAGTCCGCCGACGGCCACCTCGCCGAGATCGTGGGCGTGCTCGTCGCCGCCGCGGTCCTGCTCGTCGCGTTCGGCTCGCCCGTCGCCGCGCTGCTCCCGATCGCCACCGCGCTCGTCGGCGTCGGCACCGCCTACGCCGGCATCGAACTGCTCGGCCACGCCATGACCGTCGCCGACTTCGCGCCCATGCTCGGCATGCTGATCGGGCTCGGCGTCGGCATCGACTACGCGCTGTTCATCGTCACCCGGCACCGCAGAGGCCTCAAACGCGGGCTCACGGTGGCCCAGGCGGCCGAGGACGCCGTCACCACCACCGGCCGTGCGGTGGTCTTCGCGGGCACGACCGTGTGCATCGCGCTGCTCGGCATGCTCATCCTGCGGCTCGACTTCCTCAACGGCGTCGCCGTCGCCGCCGCGCTCACCGTCGTCCTGACCGTCGCCGCCTCCGTGACCCTGCTGCCCGCCCTGCTGTCGTTCACCGGCACGCGGGTGCTCAGCCGCCGCGAACGCCGCCGCCTGGCCGAGCACGGGCCCGAACCGGAAGTCGCCACCGGGTTCGTCGCCCGCTGGTCCGGCTTCGTCGAGCGGCACCCCAGACTCCTCGGCGCCCTCGCCCTCGTCGTCATGGCCGTCCTCGCGCTGCCCACCCTCTCGCTGCGCCTGGGCACCTCCGACGCCGGCACCGACCCGGCGCGGACGACCACCCGGCAGGCGTACGACCTCCTCGCCGACGGCTTCGGCCCCGGCGTCAACGGCCCCCTCACCCTCGTCACCCATCTCGACGACGCCGAGGACCGGCTCGTCATGGACAACCTCGCCGCCACCCTGCGGACCACACCCGACGTCGCCGCCGTCTCACCGGTGACCTACAACTCCGGCGGGAGCACCGCCCACCTCACCGTGATCCCGGAGTCCGCACCGCAGTCGGCGCGCACCAGCGACCTCGTCGACCGGCTGCGCACCGAGGTGCTGCCGCGCGCCCGGTCCGGCACCGGGCTCGACGTGAAGGTCGGCGGGGTCACCGCCGGGTACGACGACTTCGCCGGCGTCATCGTCGGCAAACTCCCGCTCTTCGTCGGCGTGGTGATCGGCCTGGGCTGCGTCCTGCTGCTGCTCGCCTTCCGCTCCTTCGCCATCCCGCTCAAGGCCGCCGTGATGAACGTCGCCGCCGTGGCCGCCGCGTTCGGCGTCGTCGTCACCGTGTTCCAGTGGGGCTGGGGCAGCGAACTCCTCGGCCTCGGCCGGGCCGGGCCGATCGAGCCGTTCCTCCCCGTGATCATGGTGTCGGTGCTGTTCGGCCTCTCCATGGACTACCAGGTCTTCCTGGTCAGCCGGATGTACGAGGAATGGCTGGAGACCGGCGACAACCGGCGCGCGGTACGCGTCGGCCTCGCCGAGACCGGCCGCGTCATCAACTCCGCCGCGGTCATCATGATCTCCGTCTTCCTCGCCTTCGTCCTCAGCGGCGACCGCACGATCGCCATGTTCGGCATCGCGCTCGCCGCCGCCGTCGCCCTCGACGCGTTCGTCCTGCGCACGCTCCTCGTCCCCGCCCTGATGCACCTGCTCGGCGACGCCAACTGGTGGCTGCCGCGCGGCCTCGACGCCCGCCTGCCCCACCTCGGCATCGAGCCGCCACAGTGCCGTGCGACACTGCCCGGGGCCCCCGGAACGGGCGCGGACGACGCCGCGCTCGCGGAGGCGGTGGACGCACTGGTGAAGGAGCGGCAGGACGATGTACGCGACATCCCTGGGTGACGACGGGGCCGAACTGCGCCCCCTGGAGCCGTGGCACGCCGAGGAGTTCCTCGCGCACCTGGACCGGGGGCGCGAGTTCATAGGACAGCACATCCCCTTCGGCACCCGGGAGACGGACGTCGACTCCGCGCGCGGCCTTCTCACCATGTACGCCCACCGGCGCGCCGACGACGGCGGCAGCCTGCACGGCATCTGGTACCAGGGGCGGCTCGTGGGAGGTGTGCTGTTCCGCACGTTCGACGCGGCGCAGGGCACCGCCGAGGCCGGCTGCTGGTTGGAACCGGCGGCGGTCGGCCGGGGGCTGGTCACCCGGGCCGTGCGCGTGCTCCTCGGCTGGGCGTTTGACGAGCGAGGCATCCACCGTGTGGAGTGGCGGGCGTCGTCCGCCAACACACCCAGCATCAACGTGGCGCGACGGCTGGGCATGCGCCAGGACGGCGTACTGCGCGGGAACAACCTGTACCGGGGCGTGCGGCAGGACCTCGAAGTGTGGTCCATGCTCGCCCCCGAGTGGCGAGCGGCACGCACGGCTGCCGACGCCGATGACAGTGGGAGCCCTCGTTAAGAGACCTCTCAGAGAGCGTACGTACGGTGCGGAGTTATGGGATCCAAGACAGTTGACGAGGCCGGGGCGACCGTGACCGGCGCCGAGGCGAAGCCCGAGTCCGGGGCGGACAACGCCGCCGAGGCGAAGAACGGTGCCGGGGCGGCGGACGGCACGGCCACGGCGAAGGCCGACGCGGTGCCGCCCACCGCACAGCCGGAGGAGACGGCTGCCGAAAAGCCGGAGAAGCCGGAGGAGCGGGAGAACGCCGACGCCGCGCAGGCCGGGGACGGCGCCGCGCGCAGCCTCCCCGCGGACTCGGCGGACCACGCCGAGGACCCGGCGGACCCGGCCGACTCCTCGGACGGCACGGCGCGGGCCGACGGCCCCACCGGGGTCGGCCAGGGCGCCGGGGCCGTGGTCTCCGCGGCGCTCGGCGTGGTGTCGCTCACCGGGGGCTGGGTCGGCACGGTGGCCTCCGCCCGCGAGACGCTCGTCGGGCAGCTCCACACCTCGTCGTCGGCGAACGTCGCCACCCAGATCAAGGAGGTCTACGGCGACGCCTGGCACGCCGCCGCGCTGTGGGGCGGCTTCTTCGCGCTGCTCGCGCTGGTCGTGGGCGTCGTCGTCCTCGCCCGCCCCGCCTTCGGCGCCCCGGGCCGGCCGCAGGCGGCCTGGATCAAGTCCGTCGCCTGGGGCGGCGTCGCACTGGGCGTCCTCGGACTGCTGCTCGCGGTCGCCAAGTACACCGACATCCTGCTCGGCCTTCCGTCGGCGAGCTGAGCGGAGGACGGGAGGCCCCGGGCCTCCCGTCGTCCACGACGGACACGACTGGTGGCTCCGGGCGGGACAATGCGAGGAAGTTCCGAGTTCGGTGGAGTCGTGTTGTATCGAATCGAGTACACGGAGCGGGCCGCGACTCAGCGGGACGCCCTCCCCGAGGAGCGGCGCAAACCCCTTGAGCGAGGACTGCTCAAGCTGGCGGAGGACCCGTTCACACCGGTGTCGCAGGCCGTGAGCGGCGAGGACATCCGGGTCGTGTCCGTCGCCCCGGGACTGACCGTCGACTACATGGTGCACCGGGCCTTTCTCATCCTGGTGTCCGTGGCGTTCCTCGGACGGTCCCTGGTGAACGACGCCTGACCGTCGAACTGCCGGCCCTACCGGACCCGCAGTTCCAGGATGCGGTCGTCGCCCTTCTCGGGGTCGCCGCGGCCGTCCGTGTTGCTCGTCGTGAGCCAGAGCTTGTCGCCGCCCGCCGCGACCACCGTGCGCAGGCGCCCGTACTCGCCCTTCAGGAAGGGCTGCGGGTCCGCCGACGCCTTCGTGCCGGCCAGCGGAATGCGCCACAGGCGCTCGCCCCTCAGGCCGGCCATCCAGATCGACCCCTCGGCGTACGCGATGCCGCTGGGGGAGGCGTCGTCGGTGTGCCACTGGGCGAGCGGGTCGTGGTACTTCGGACCGCCGCCCCTGCCCTCCGCGTCGGGCCAGCCGTAATTCGCGCCGGGCGCGATCGCGTTCAGCTCGTCCCAGGTGTCCTGGCCGAACTCCGAGGCGAACAGCCGCTGTTCGCCGTCCCAGGCCAGACCCTGGACGTTGCGGTGTCCGTACGTGTACACGACCGAGTCGTCGAACGGGTTGCCCGGGGCCGGGTCGCCGTCCGGGGTCATCCGAAGGATCTTGCCGCCGAGCGACTTCCTGTCCTGGGCCGGCTGCCGCTC carries:
- a CDS encoding GNAT family N-acetyltransferase — its product is MYATSLGDDGAELRPLEPWHAEEFLAHLDRGREFIGQHIPFGTRETDVDSARGLLTMYAHRRADDGGSLHGIWYQGRLVGGVLFRTFDAAQGTAEAGCWLEPAAVGRGLVTRAVRVLLGWAFDERGIHRVEWRASSANTPSINVARRLGMRQDGVLRGNNLYRGVRQDLEVWSMLAPEWRAARTAADADDSGSPR
- a CDS encoding type II toxin-antitoxin system RelE/ParE family toxin is translated as MLYRIEYTERAATQRDALPEERRKPLERGLLKLAEDPFTPVSQAVSGEDIRVVSVAPGLTVDYMVHRAFLILVSVAFLGRSLVNDA
- a CDS encoding MMPL family transporter codes for the protein MAALARWCIRRRLAAVLLWLAVFAGVFTTATVVGAAYSNDYTVSGTEAGQAAQLLREGFPGADGDTDTVVWHTTDGTVRDADVQQTMTRTLDRLADLPGIASVAGPYEDGDTGRISRDGHTAYATVTFDSPSQRVTESEARAVVDTAQSAGADGLRVELGGSAVSLTQSADGHLAEIVGVLVAAAVLLVAFGSPVAALLPIATALVGVGTAYAGIELLGHAMTVADFAPMLGMLIGLGVGIDYALFIVTRHRRGLKRGLTVAQAAEDAVTTTGRAVVFAGTTVCIALLGMLILRLDFLNGVAVAAALTVVLTVAASVTLLPALLSFTGTRVLSRRERRRLAEHGPEPEVATGFVARWSGFVERHPRLLGALALVVMAVLALPTLSLRLGTSDAGTDPARTTTRQAYDLLADGFGPGVNGPLTLVTHLDDAEDRLVMDNLAATLRTTPDVAAVSPVTYNSGGSTAHLTVIPESAPQSARTSDLVDRLRTEVLPRARSGTGLDVKVGGVTAGYDDFAGVIVGKLPLFVGVVIGLGCVLLLLAFRSFAIPLKAAVMNVAAVAAAFGVVVTVFQWGWGSELLGLGRAGPIEPFLPVIMVSVLFGLSMDYQVFLVSRMYEEWLETGDNRRAVRVGLAETGRVINSAAVIMISVFLAFVLSGDRTIAMFGIALAAAVALDAFVLRTLLVPALMHLLGDANWWLPRGLDARLPHLGIEPPQCRATLPGAPGTGADDAALAEAVDALVKERQDDVRDIPG